GCATGTGGGTCAGGCCGGATGCTGCCGGCTCCTCCCAAAGCAATTACTGCCCCACCTGCCTCTCTGCCCATCCTGGGGGAGCCAAAGCCTGGCTCTGTTCCTCAGATGGGTGAGAGGGGGCCCTCAGTGACCTGGGGCTGGAGTGTGCAGGGTGTTGACAGGTGGGAGACATGTGGGGCTGGGCGACCACGGGTCTGCGGCTGAGGCAGGCTCTGGCCCTTCTGTTGCCACCGTACACGTGGCTCAGGGACGTGAGCAAGCTTGTGACTGCGTGGAGGCACGCTGGGCACCCTGGTCTCAGGGGGAATCTGTGCGTGGGTGGTGGGGAGCACTCACCAGGCCCCAGGGAGCAGAGGCATCTGTCCAGGTTAGGGGGCCTCCAGCACCCCAGGCTGGAAACGGGCTGTCTCCTGGAAGATGAGCTCCTTCAGCCGCTCCTTGGGTAGATCATCCAGCTCCATGTCGAAGGTGAAAGGTTCCTCGGCCACTGGCTGGGTGGCAAAGAAGTGGGGAGGCTCAGGACAGGGGCTGAGGGATGCCCACCCATCCACCTACCTGCCAGCCCTGCTGCTGGTGGCTGGCCCACCTCATCTGTTGGGTCGTAGTACTGCTCCAGGTAGGGGTGAGCCAGTGCTTCTTCCACTGTGATCCGTTTGTTAGGGTTAAAGGTCAACATCCGGTCCAGCAGGTCAAGAGCTAGGGAAGCGCAGGTGTCAGGGGTCAAAGGGAAGGTCAGAGGAGCTCCCAGAAGCAttgctttccttctctgtgtccaGAGGCCCAGGTAGCTACTGGGCCCATGTACCTTCTTCTACACCCGGTTTTTATCACACACCAGCCCCCAAGTCTCTCTCACCTTTGGGGTCCGACTTGGGAAAAAGCTTGGCCCAGGCCACCTTGGTCTTGGAGGGTAGAGACTGTAGGTAGTTTCGGGCCTTCATGTTGATGATACAATTCAGGTCCTCCTGGGAGGGGGAGCCCAGGATACCTGTAGGTAAAGCAGGTGACTTGGTGAGCAATCTCTCCCTTCTGGGAACAGAAGGCGCCAGGAACAAGAGCCTCCACCAACCTGCTCCAGGCCACCAGCCAGTACTATGGTGGTGAAGAGCAAGGGGTCTGGATTCGGGCAGCcctaggttcaaatccaggcCCTAGCACTTCCTAAGCATGGGGTGTACGTAGCCTTACTGTTCCCATCTACCAAATGGGGACGGTATCTATACCTCAGTGAACTACTGTGAAATGCTGTAGGGGCCCCACACATGGTCGTGCCCCTGACCTGACTCCCACAGACTCACTGACCCTGATCCTAAAGAAATCTCCCCTCCAATAAGTGAAATCTCCCTCCCACTCAGCTGGCCAGTCCCCCCTCACCCAGAATGTGGTTGAGCTGGTCCAGGTAGTGCTTGCCCGGGAAGATGGGCCGGTTGGAGAGCATCTCAGCCAGAATGCAGCCCACAGACCAGATGTCGATGGACTTGGTGTAGccctggggaggaggagaaagtggTGGGCTCCTGGGCCAGCCTCAACCTGTTGTTGAGCCAACCCTGATGTTTGCGCCTGCCCACAACCCCCGACCTAGGTTCAACACCagccagggaggcagagggcagaggcccAGAGGAGCTAATCCACAGTGTCTTTCCAGAGCCCAAGGACCAGCATAATGTGACAAGGCCTGGGGGGAGACTTCCTGCATCACGGGGATCACTGCCTGGCTTAGAGGAGGCTCCAGGGCTTTGTGGGACACAGCCCCTTCCCTTCAGGGGTGGGTGGCCCCCCTACCTTGGAGTTAAGCATGATCTCTGGGGCCCGGTACCAGCGTGTAGCCACGTATTCCGTCAGAAAGCCAGTGTGGTCGTGCTCAGGATCGGCAATCCGGGCAAGACCAAAATCACAGATCTGGAAGGCAAGCCAGGCTACTGAGCTCAGTGCTCAAGGCCTCCTGGGCCCAAGTAATCATATCACCGCGTCTCTGcccatgctgttccctttgcTTGCGATACTCTCCTCCCGTGCCCTGCAAGCCTGAGACCCCAGGGGTGGGAGGAGACCGGCCCTCAACGCTCTGACCTTCAGGTCGCAGGTGGTGTTGATGAGCAGGTTGGAGGGCTTTAAATCCCGGTGGAGCACGTTGGCGGAATGGATATACTTGAGGCCCCGCAGGATTTGGTAGAGGAAGTAGCAGATGTGGTCGTTGCTCAGCTGCTGGCTTTTAAGCAACTTGTACAGGTCTGTCTCCATCAGGTCTTGCACAATGTAGCTGAGGTTGGTGCCAGAGACCCCCCAGATGGGGGCAGCGAGAGGCACTTGGTTAAGAAGAAGAGCCTTTGGTCAACAGGCTTCATATCCCTCCAGCTGATGCCCCTGGGACTCAACAGATCTGCCAACTCATATCATGAGCTGGGCAAGGCCCATACTTAGCAGTCGGGCTCAAGGCCTCTGCCGGATCTCAGCCAGGGACCCTGACCAAAGCACTTCAGTTctgtggcctcagtttccctactgGGAGAATAGGGCTACTCAACTGTGGGAAGCAGGAGAATGTCCCATTTAAGAGCAGTAACTCTGGAGTTCACCTGCCAGTGTCTGAATCCCCACTGCCCTGCTCATTGGCTTTGTGGCCTCAACCTGTCTGCACctctacttcctcatctgtaaagtaagggGAAAAAATTGTTCTCTAGAAAGTGGTTGTGAAGATTAGCAGAGAGATGACCCATGCAGAGCagccagcccagtgcctggcatgttgtAAGTGCTCAGCGAACATGAACTAGTACTGCTGTTATAAAAGCCTGAGCCGCGTGGCTCTTgagaaggttaaatgagataatgtatgaacACCATCTGGcatgcaataaatgtttgcttaaaaataaatgccTGCGTTATGGGAATGGTTTGTGCAAGACGATGAGGAGAAACTCCCCATTGCACGCTCCCACTCAGGGTGCTTGGCCATACATCCAAAGACAGAGGAGTAAATGTCCTTTTATATTCTAAGATAAAAAGActacacataaataaacaaataaatgtcatGTGCTTTGTTTCTAGAAGACTAAATTAGGGCTGTCTTTCAGAATCAGCCTCCAAAGGGCCTTCTGAGAACACCTGGACCAACCCTGctgttttaaagatgaggagGCCCGACACGATGCAGTGACCTGGTTAAGGTCACACGGCAAGCTGGGGGTGAGTGTGGAGATTTCCTGCCCTCGGTTTGTGGTGGAAGCTGCAAACGGTGCGATACTAATCCTCACTCTTGGGTGGAGGACTGGAActggctggggtgggtggggcaggggagaggtgATGGGCGTTATAAGCTGCTCACTGAGCCAGGCAGGAAGTGGACAACAAACTAGGAAAGCAATATGGGGGGAGGGCAGCAAAGGCAAGGCTGTCCCTCCCGGGGCAAGGTGCAAGTCCACAGGGGATTGGGGTGGGGCTCTGAGTGGGAAGTCCCAGAGAGAGGACAGGTTCTCatctgggggagaggaggaggtagCAACAGAAGCACTTGATTTTATTGAggctttctgagtctcagttgcttcatctttGAAATGGAGCTGATGAGACCCATCTTATAGGGCAGTTGGGAGTTAGAATAAGAAATGTCAAAGCACTCGGCTTGCACTGCACCAGACTCATAGTAGCCCCTCCAAAAAGGgcagttttcttccttcctgccttccttccagtCTGAGGACCCAGAGGAGAAAGAATCACCGtctgttaaacaaaaaaactGACTGTGGGCAGAGGCTGGATCTCATCAGAGAACTGCAGATGTCAGAAGACAAAGCTCCCATAGAGACCATCTTGCCCAGCCCCCTACTGAGGCAGAactcagagaacagacttgccCAGGGCCATACTGCCTGGTTGCAGCAGGCCAGGACTCATCTGAGGCCTCCCCGTCGTCCTCTTACACTCTGTGGCCTCTTTACTGCTGGAAAGTTTCTTTTACTGGGTTTGTTTTGGAGGGTGGTagggaagaaggaaacagaaaacaagccAACAGTCACCCAGCCCAGCTCTGAGGCTGTGCCTGGCCAGCCATCTGGCCAAGGTGAAGGATACACATCCCTCATGGCTTCCAGGGTGGGTGCCCGCAGAATGTCTCGGATGCCGATGACGTTCTCGTGGCGGAAGCGCAGCAAGATCTGGATCTCTCGCAACGTACGCTGGCAGTAGGTCTGATGCTCAAAGGGGCTGATTTTCTTGATGGCCACTCGAGTCTTGCGCACGTGGTCGTAAGCTGAGCTGAGAGGGCCAGAGATGTTGTTGGCATGGCCTTACGAAAGGGGGAGTCCAGGCCCGGTGGCCCCACCCAGGTcttggcagggaggggagggagcaggagaGGCTCTGGCCAGTCATAAACAATGCTGGTTCCTTCCTGCTGTGAAGGCCTGGGATCTCCAGGGAGAAAGCTGGGGACCAGCCAGGCAGCCCTTCAGTGACTTCACAAACAGAGGAAGAGACTGACCGATCACTGACTTCCCCTCTCCTCAACCCTTTCCATTCTAGTTGCCCTGACCCCTCATCCTCCCCTTCCTAGGATGGGCTCCCTCAACCCAAGGCAGGTCCAGGGGTTGGGAGGTGTGGAGGACGTACAGTGAGGTAAATACAGTGAGAAGGAGGGAATCATAGGAGGGACTGGAGAGAAGGGGtaggcagggcaggggtgggtgtCAGGGGGAGGTTCCTGGGCAGCAGAGTTATTCCCAGATGAACAAAGGCCCAGAGCACCCAGTGGGGCTGGGAGAACTCACAGACCCCTCCTAAAAGTTGCAGGAAGGCATTCCTGGACCCCTCATTGCTCACTGGGTCCCTGGCCCCAGGCCcaaatccccaccccaccctgcctagCCCTGAGCTCCGCTCTTTTCTCCCAAGCTCCTTGACCAGCCTCACTGAGGGGGGGTTCCAAGGCATCCTCTCCCCAGTGAAGGGTCCTTCACTCCTTCTTCACTAAGGATATTACCTCCCCAAGAAGACTTATTCTCTTCTCCTCACCCCGTGTCTATAGGGTCCCCAAGGCCCCCACAGCTCCCCCACACATACTCAGATGCCCCTCCCTTTATTACAGAATGGTGGGTTCAAAGCTCCCAAGCCCCCTCTCCTTAGATTTTACGCAGCGCCCCCTCCCCCAGAAAGCACTCAAAGGCCCTCTCCCTGGGACGCTCCCCAGCCTCCtgaagcctcagcttcttcaGGATGCTAAGAGTCCCCAAGGCCCAGAGAGCTCTCAGcaaccctccctgccccctccctcggAGCCCCCTCCCCAAAGACGCCCCCGCCCCCAGAACGCCCCTCACCTGACCATGCCATACGCGCCCTCGCCGATGTACTGCAGCTGCGTGTAGCGCGGGCCCACGTCGAACGGCTGCCCCTTTACTATCTCTACTTCCCCCGGGACCCCCGGGCCGACCCCGTCAGTTCCCCGgggctccccgcccccgcccccctgagccgccgccgccgccgccgccgccgccatctccactcctcccctcccgcccgcccgcctgcctcCCCCCGGCGGCCCCGCCCGAGGCCCCGCCCCTTCCCGCCCGCCCGGTCACCCGCGGAGCCTGGcgctccaggccccgcccctgcccgTCCCCGTCACGTGACCCACCACCCCGCGCCCAGCTTAAGGAACCTGGTCCTTGGCACCTGTCGGCTCCATCTACTCCAGTCAACCTTAGAAGCTCCCCAGGACCATCTTGAGACTGTCCAGACCCTCCCCCCGAATGCAGACCAGTAGGGCCGCCCGATGACCTCACCCAGAGCCACCCAGCAAATGAGTGCTGGACCGGGGACCAAGACCGGGCCACGTGGCCCCGCTGCCCCCGCCAGCCCCACTCAGCCGGAGGAGTGGCCCGGGCCTCGAGATGGAACCTTAAGGGAACCCTCACCAGCCCTCTGGAGTTTGGCCTCCCGGAGCCAGGCCCGATGCTAAGTGATCCAATGCGTATTTCACAGTGGCGGTGGGAGATGGACGCCTCACAGATGTGGCGtgcttttcacagatgaggaaactgaaacctgAGCTGGACAAGGTGACTTGAGAGCTGGAAAACCCAGGCTTCCAGACTCCCAGCGTAATGGCTTTCAGAAGGAGGCCTATCTGAGTGGGCTAGGGACCTGGCCTCAGCAACCAGGCTGTGCCTGTATCCTGAGGACAGATACTCCCAGCCTATCCTTACATGGAGAGCAGGGGAGAGGTGAGAGAGCTGCGTTGACCGGGTTTGGTGAAAATATACTATTAGGTTTTTCTGAAAAACAGCAAGATAGCTAACGTTTTTGTTGTAGTTGGGTTTGGCAATCCTGTCAAGATCGTCATCTTTTGATTCTGTACTAGACTTTACACAGTACTTGGtccacttcagtttcttcatcaggaCAACCCCACAGTGCAGATGTCATCTGCTTTTCTGAGCTGGATGAGCAGGAGccatgtctgtcttgttcatcgCTGTATCCCCCACCCCTACACTCAAGCTCAGACcctcagaaaattttttttttttttttttgcaatacgcgggcctctcactgttgtggcctcttccgttgcagagtacaggctctggacgcgcaggctcagcggccatggctcacgggcccagccactccgcggcatgtgggatcttcccggaccggggcacgaaccactgcgccaccggggaagcccctcctcAGAAATTTTTGAATGGATGAATCGACTCTTACAGAATGGGAAACCTGAGAGTTGGGGAGCTGAGACTCAACATGGTATCTTCTGACACATAAGTAGAtgctctttttcatttcattctgtcTCCTGGAATCATAGTCTGTTAAAACTGAAGAGAGGGCCCTCAGAGACCATCCAGTCCATCTCCCTCACTTCACAGTGAAAATGTGAGCTGGGACCTTCACAGAAACACACCTCCTAGGCTTAAGTAATGTTGTTTTTGTCTTCCTTAGAAGCTGGGAGTAGGTCCTTGTATGCATTAAAGATCAAGAGACAAAATAGAACTGTAATTATGATTCTGAAATTACTCATAATTAGATCTATGGTGAGGCTCTAATTCAGATTGAGACCAAGTTGCTGGTTCCCAATAACCCACAAGTCAGTGAAGGTTCAAGAGGTGctaattaggacttccctggtggtgcagtggttaagaatctgcgtgccaatgcaggggacactgtttgagccctgatctgggaagatcccacatgccgcggagcaactaagtccatgtaccacagctactgaagtccgtgcgccacagctactgaagcatGCACGCCTAGAGCACATGATCCGCAACAGGagaaccaccgcaatgagacgcccgcgcaccgcaacgaagaatagcccccgctcgccgcacggagagaaagcctgcgcgcagcaacgaagacccaacacaaccaaaaataaataattttaaaaacaagaggtGCTAattagatccttttttttttttttagttattcatTTGATAAGCTATTTAATGGTACTGTGTGCAAAGCTCTGAGCTAGGCACTAGGGCTGATAAAAGATTACTGTATAGTGTGAATTAGTGGTGAAGAGCAAGAGCTCTCTGGTGTCAGATTGCCTGGATTAGAATCCCATTTTTGCCACTTGCTATGTTATCCTGGACAGATTACACACTGGCCTCTCTACTCATCGAATTTctaatcttaaaaagaaatgataggacttccctagtggcacagtggttaagaatcctcctgccaaaagcaattacactccaagaaagatgttaagaaaaaaagaaaagaatccgcctgccaatgcaggggacatgggttcgagccctggtcctccaggaagatcccacatgccatggagcaactaagcccatgcgccaaaactactgagcctgcgctctagggccctcgagccgcaactactgagcctgtgtgccacaactactgaagccagcacgcctagagcccgtgctccgcaacaagagaagccactgcaatgagaaccccgcgcactgcaacgaagaggagccccgtggcaactagagaaaacccatgcgcagcaacaaagacccaacgcagccaaaaaataaataaataaataaaattaattaattaattaaaaaaagatgcaCATACAGAAATCAATTTAATACAGGATAGATGGATgtaatatatgtgatatatagaTGTAAGATCACTCTAGAGAAGTGAGGAGGGAATAATGGAGGAGGTAGCATCTGCCTCTCTGAAAAAGAAGTAGGGTTTCAGAAGGACAGTATGGAGGAAAGGCATCAAGAAGAAGGAGCAGCAAGAACCACCCATAGAGGCAGGAGCATGATTTGTCCCGTGTGGCTGCAGTTAAGGGGAGTTTAGGCTGGAGAGGTAGGTTGGGGCCAGGTTGAGGAAGGCCTCCGATTCCGGCAAGGAGTTTGGATATTACTCAGTAAGCAGTAAAAGCCTTTCAGGGACTTTTGCCAGATCATTTTGCAACTATGGGAGAATATAGTGACTCAGGGAAAACACCATGGAGTTGAGCGTGGAGCCAGGTTTCCTGAGTAGGAGTGAGTTTCCCGGCATGGGAAAGGCTGGTGTATCCGGAGGGGTGCCTGCCACCTCAGCTGTATCTGAGCCTCATTTGAAGGCGTGTGACTGAGAGCCCCCTCTAGTGGCTGGGGTTGGTACTTCCTTCCTTCTAGATTGGATTGGGATTTCTTAGTCTATTTCATAAATTCATATTCAACTAAGAGAGACTGAACATCTATTCTGTGCCagacacttatttttttaatagttggagacttcaatactccacttttttctttttgtttttattttttggcttgctgcacagcttgcaggatcttagttccccgaccatggaTCCAACCCGGGTTCCTGGCAGTGAGATCACCAAGTCCTACCCGCTgaacggccagggaattccctgtgctaggcacttttATGCACTTCATCTCCTGTCATCCTCATAGCAGCCATGTGAAGTAGATACTATAaacatttaacagaaaaaaaataagcagCAGCTCGCTGAACTACGGAGTTGGAAGGAACTTTAGAACCATTTCCTCTGTCAGGTAGTGCAGTACCTCCACAGCCTCTGCATCTACCCAGACTAAGTCTttttaagtccttttttttttctttttgaccacaccacacagcatgcagaatcttagtttcccgaccagggatcgaaccctcgccccctgcagtagaagcatggagccttaaccactggaccaccagggaagtcccaacccagACTAAGTCTTAAACCAGCTCTTATCTCTTTGTGATGTCAAGGTCACAAGAGAGGCCAGTTGGTGATTTGCTCAGGGTAATACAAACGAGTCACATTGGAAGAACACAAATGAACAATCCCCTTTCAGCTAACTCAGCTCACCAGCACAAACCGAGAAAGGAgcaaatgtacaggaataggggtCAGAACATAATGAATAATTTATGAAGATTTAAATACTGATCTCTTTTTTAAATCCCAAAAAAACCTCATTATAATTTTCTTGTGACACTCCTTCATATATGAGAGATTAGCTGGGTCTAAACATCTCTCCCCTGGTATAAGCATTCTTCAGCTGATCCCTTCTCTGAAATCTTGGTGGTCAGCTCTGCCTGCCCCCACTGGGCTCCTTGCCTGGGCTGTCCTCACCGGCCTTCTTTCTTGATGTCTCTCTCTTAGTCATATCATACTCCTGTGATGTCAAGTTTTTCCTT
This portion of the Pseudorca crassidens isolate mPseCra1 chromosome 15, mPseCra1.hap1, whole genome shotgun sequence genome encodes:
- the MAPK3 gene encoding mitogen-activated protein kinase 3 produces the protein MAAAAAAAAAQGGGGGEPRGTDGVGPGVPGEVEIVKGQPFDVGPRYTQLQYIGEGAYGMVSSAYDHVRKTRVAIKKISPFEHQTYCQRTLREIQILLRFRHENVIGIRDILRAPTLEAMRDVYIVQDLMETDLYKLLKSQQLSNDHICYFLYQILRGLKYIHSANVLHRDLKPSNLLINTTCDLKICDFGLARIADPEHDHTGFLTEYVATRWYRAPEIMLNSKGYTKSIDIWSVGCILAEMLSNRPIFPGKHYLDQLNHILGILGSPSQEDLNCIINMKARNYLQSLPSKTKVAWAKLFPKSDPKALDLLDRMLTFNPNKRITVEEALAHPYLEQYYDPTDEPVAEEPFTFDMELDDLPKERLKELIFQETARFQPGVLEAP